The genomic window ACCTCCCGCTTGAACTGCTTGAGCTCGCCGCCCTTTTCCACCCCGATGGAGGTGCCCACGATGTGGATCGGCACGTCCCGCGTCAGCTTGCGGTCCATCCGGATCTCGTAGAAGTCGGCGTGGACGATCTTCCTCGTGACCGTGTTGGTCTGGAGTTCCTTGATGACGGAGACCCGCTCGGTCTTCTTCCCGCCCTCGTCGATCAGGAGCCTGATGAACCCTGACTCGCCCTTCTCGGCGCGGATGATCCGAATCAGGTCCGCCGCGCTCACCGTTAACAGCATCGACTCGGCCCCTGACCCGTATAGGACGGCAGGAACGAGCCCCTCGGCCCGCAGTCGCCTGGCAGGCCCCTTACCCGATTCCGTGCGAATCTTCGCTTGCAACTCCAACGCTTCCATGAAGACCTCCAATTCTATGGCTGATGGCAAACGGCTAATGGCGAAAGGCTTTGGAAAACGCACGCTCCAATTTTCCTTTGGCCCTTAGCCCTTTGCCTTGAGCCCCTCTTTTAAATGAACAGCGAGCTCACCGAGTCATTGTAGTAGATGCGCCGGACCGCCTCGCTCAGCAGGCCCGCCACGGGCAGCACGGTGATCTTCTTCTTGCACTGCCTGGCCCGCTCGTGCAGCGGGATCGTGTCCGTCACGATGACCTCCCTGAGGTTCGAGCCGTCGATCCGGTCGATGGCCGGGCCCGAAAGCACCGGGTGGCTGCAGCAGGCGACGACCTCCGTGGCCCCCTCGGCCTCCAGGGCGGCCGCGGCCTGGACCATGGTGCCCGCCGTGTCGATCATGTCGTCGAGGATGATGACCCGCTTGCCCTTGACGTTGCCGATGATGTTCATCACCTGCGACTCGTTGGGTCCCTCGCGCCGCTTGTCGATGATGGCCAGCGCCGCGTTGAGCCTGCGTGCGAAGGCGCGGGCACGCTCGACGCCCCCCGTGTCCGGTGAGACGATGACCAGGTTTTCCGCGAAATTCTTCTGGATGTATTTCAGGAGGATCGGCGTGGCGTAGAGGTTGTCCACGGGGATGTTGAAGAAGCCCTGGATCTGTCCGGCGTGGAGGTCCATGGACATGACCCGGTTGGCCCCGGCGGTCGTGATCAGGTCGGCCACGAGCTTCGCCGTGATGGGGGCGCGAGGGGCGACCTTGCGGTCCTGCCGGGCATAGCCGTAGTAGGGGATCACGGCCGTGATCCGGTCGGCCGAGGCTCGCTTCATCGCGTCGATGAGGACCAGCAGCTCCATGACGTGGTCGTTCACCGGCGGGCAGGTGGATTGGACGATGAAGACGTCCATCCCGCGCACGTTCTCGTTGATCTCCACGCGCGTCTCGCCGTCGCTGAAGGTGGCCACGTTGGCCTTGCCGAGGGAAATGCCGAGCTTGGCGCAGATGTCCTCCGCGAGCTTCCTGTTCGCATTCCCCGAAAAGATGCGCATTCTCTCGAGCATGTCCGTCACCCTGGTGTTGGATTCCGCCGCGGGTTGTAAAATGGCTGGGGCGGGAGGATTCGAACCTCCGAATGCGGGAGCCAAAGTCCCGTGGCTTGCCGCTTGCCGACGCCCCATCCTCGACCGATTGCCCTGCCGGTGCGGCGACAGGCGCGGGGCGGCCGCGGGTCAGATCGTTCGGGCCCTGAACGCCGCGTAGGGGTACGAGGCCGTCAGCGCGCCTTCCGCCCGGATCGCGTCGGATTCGTTGTCAAAAAGCCCGAAGACCGTGGGCCCGCTCCCCGACATGAGCGACCCGAGGGCACCGTGCTTCCGGAGAAACCCCTTGAGCTCGTCGAGCAGGGGATAGCGTGCCACGGTCACCCGTTCCAGGTCGTTGGTCAGGGCCGCGGCGAGTTCCCGCGCCCCTGAAAAGGTAGGAATGCTATACTGGATGGCCGTTTTTGTCAACGGCAAATTCAGGCTTTCGTAGACCCATTTCGTGGAAACCTCGAACCCCGGGTTGACGAGGACGAGCCACATCCCGGCGGGGATGACGGCGGGCTCGAGGATCTCGCCGATGCCGAAGGCCCAGGCCGCGCTGCCGTAGAGGAAGAAGGGGACGTCGGCGCCGATCCGGGCGCCGATCCGGATGAGCCTCTCCCGGCCGAAACCGAGCCCGAAGAGATCGTTGAGGATGACGAGGGTCGTGGCGGCGTTGGAGCTTCCGCCCCCGAGGCCCGCCGCCGTGGGAATGCGTTTCCGGAGGGTGATGGCCACCCCGCCCGTGAATCCCGCCTCGGCGAAGAGGGCCCGGGCCGCACGGACGACGAGGTTGCCCTCGCCCGTGGGGAGATCCGACCCCGGGCAGGCCAGCGCGATGCCCGAGGGCCGCGGGGTGAACTCCATCTCGTCGGCGAGGCTCACCTTCTGCATCAGCGAGGCGATGTCGTGGTAGCCGTCCTCCCGGCGCCGCAGTACTTTCAGGATGAGATTGACCTTGGCCGGCGAGGAGGCGGCGATCACTTGCCCGACTCCCGGACGTAGCGCATCCGCAGCTCGTAGAGCAGCGAGTCGAGAAGCCGTTCCTCGTCGTCGCTCAGGTTGCCCTTCGTCTTGTCCTTCAGGATGCCGAGGATGTCGATCGTCTGCTTGGCGGCCTCGAGGTTGCGCTCGGCCTTTTTCGTCACGGGGTCCGGGAAATCGCCGAAGTGGAGCATGGCCGACGTGCCGAGCGAAAAGACGAAGGCCGAGAAGGTCATGTCGGGCAACGGGGCCCCTTCCTGCGGCTGCCCCGTGGGCTTTGCCGACTGGGCCTGCGCGGACTCCGCGTCCGGCTTCGTTTCCTGCCGCCCCGGGGACGCCCCCTCGTCGGGCGCCTGCGGGCGGGCCTCGCCCGTGCCGTCGAACCGGCGCCGGTCCTTGATGATGAACCCCTTCTCCTGCTTCTCGTCGCCCATGGTCGCCTCCCCGCGGCCCGCCTACATCCGCGGCGTCATGCGGCGCAGCCGCGCGATCCGCTCCTCGATGGGCGGGTGCGTGCTGAAGAGGTTCGCGAACGACCGTCCCGTCAGGGGGTTCACGATGAACATGTGCGCCGTCGACGGGTTGGCGTTCATGGGGACGGCCTGGCTCGCCATCTGGAGCTTCTCCAGGGCGCTCGCCAGGGCCCAGGGCTTGCCGGACACCCGGGCGCCTCCGTCGTCGGCCATGTACTCCCGGGAGCGGGAGATGGCCATCTGGATGAGCATCGCCGCGATGGGCGCCAGGATCGCCATGAAGAGCATGCCGATCACGCCGCCGCCCCCCTCGTCGTCGTCGCCGCGGGCCCCGCCGAAGATCGCCGCCCACTGCGCCATGTTGGCCAGCATGGTGATGGCGCCGGCGATCGTGGCCGCGATCGACCCGATGAGGATGTCGCGGTTCTTGATGTGGGAGAGTTCGTGGCTGATGACGCCCTCGAGCTCCTCGCGGCTCAGGATCCGCAGGATGCCCTCGGTGACGGCCACGACGGCGTGCTTCTCGTTGCGCCCCGTGGCGAAGGCATTGGGCGTGTCCCCGGGGATGATGTAGACCCGCGGCATGGGCAGGCCCGCCTTCATGGCCAGGTCGTGGACCATCCGGTGGAGCTCCGGCGCCTGCTGGGGCGTGACCTCCTGCGCCTGGTACATGCGCAGGACGATCTTGTCGGAGAACCAGTAGCTGAAGAAGTTCATGCCCATGGCAAAGAGGAAGGCGATGAACATGCCGTTCTTGCCGCCGATGTAGCCGCCGATCAGGACCAGGAGTCCCGTCAGCGCGCCGAGCAGGACCGCAGTCTTGAGAGAATTCATGGTGTCGCTTCCTCCGTAAGAAATGTTGAAAAAGAAGTTGTGAAGTTGAGAAATTGAGAAGCTTGGACATGCCGAAAGTCAACCCACGACTCCTGCTTCTCCGAACGTCCTAACTTCCGATCTTCTGAACTTCCGTCTTTTCGCGGCGGATTATACCGGAAAGCGGGGTCGCGCACAAGGGCGCGACCCTGCCCCCTATGCCGCCTTTTTCTCGAACAGCACCTCGCCGTCGTCTCTCACGTCGACGACCACGTGATCGCCCGTCGCGATGGAGCCCTCGAGGATCTTCATGGCCAGGCCGTCCTGGACGATCTTCTGCAGGGCCCGCTTGAGCGGCCGGGCGCCGTAGACGGCGCTGTAGCCCGCCTTGGCGATGTGCTTCTTCGCCTTGTCCGTCAGCTCGATCGTGATCTTCCGGTCGGCGAGCATCTTCTGGAGCCGCCCGATCTGGATGTCGATCACCTTGTTGATGTCGCTGATCGTCAGCGACCGGAAGATGATGATGTCGTCGATGCGGTTGAGGAACTCGGGCCTGAAGGTCGCCCGCAGCGCCTCGTTGATCCGTATCCTC from Syntrophaceae bacterium includes these protein-coding regions:
- the ispE gene encoding 4-(cytidine 5'-diphospho)-2-C-methyl-D-erythritol kinase, whose product is MIAASSPAKVNLILKVLRRREDGYHDIASLMQKVSLADEMEFTPRPSGIALACPGSDLPTGEGNLVVRAARALFAEAGFTGGVAITLRKRIPTAAGLGGGSSNAATTLVILNDLFGLGFGRERLIRIGARIGADVPFFLYGSAAWAFGIGEILEPAVIPAGMWLVLVNPGFEVSTKWVYESLNLPLTKTAIQYSIPTFSGARELAAALTNDLERVTVARYPLLDELKGFLRKHGALGSLMSGSGPTVFGLFDNESDAIRAEGALTASYPYAAFRARTI
- the htpX gene encoding zinc metalloprotease HtpX, which encodes MNSLKTAVLLGALTGLLVLIGGYIGGKNGMFIAFLFAMGMNFFSYWFSDKIVLRMYQAQEVTPQQAPELHRMVHDLAMKAGLPMPRVYIIPGDTPNAFATGRNEKHAVVAVTEGILRILSREELEGVISHELSHIKNRDILIGSIAATIAGAITMLANMAQWAAIFGGARGDDDEGGGGVIGMLFMAILAPIAAMLIQMAISRSREYMADDGGARVSGKPWALASALEKLQMASQAVPMNANPSTAHMFIVNPLTGRSFANLFSTHPPIEERIARLRRMTPRM
- a CDS encoding ribose-phosphate pyrophosphokinase, which gives rise to MLERMRIFSGNANRKLAEDICAKLGISLGKANVATFSDGETRVEINENVRGMDVFIVQSTCPPVNDHVMELLVLIDAMKRASADRITAVIPYYGYARQDRKVAPRAPITAKLVADLITTAGANRVMSMDLHAGQIQGFFNIPVDNLYATPILLKYIQKNFAENLVIVSPDTGGVERARAFARRLNAALAIIDKRREGPNESQVMNIIGNVKGKRVIILDDMIDTAGTMVQAAAALEAEGATEVVACCSHPVLSGPAIDRIDGSNLREVIVTDTIPLHERARQCKKKITVLPVAGLLSEAVRRIYYNDSVSSLFI
- a CDS encoding DUF1844 domain-containing protein, with the protein product MTFSAFVFSLGTSAMLHFGDFPDPVTKKAERNLEAAKQTIDILGILKDKTKGNLSDDEERLLDSLLYELRMRYVRESGK
- a CDS encoding 50S ribosomal protein L25 — protein: MEALELQAKIRTESGKGPARRLRAEGLVPAVLYGSGAESMLLTVSAADLIRIIRAEKGESGFIRLLIDEGGKKTERVSVIKELQTNTVTRKIVHADFYEIRMDRKLTRDVPIHIVGTSIGVEKGGELKQFKREVKLSCLPGLMPRHVDVDVTNLAIGGTIRVGDLKLPDGIEILDAGSVSIVTVAAKRGAVTEEAAAPAEGAEEAPKEPELVGKKGAKEED